One Synechococcus sp. Nb3U1 genomic window, TTAATGGGTGGGGAGTTGGTCTCTGCCCTCATATCCCGAGCACCTGCCATAAACTGACAGTCAGTACCAAGGCCCCCAGATGGGAGAGCCACTGCCAGCCTTGCCGGGCTATTTTTTGGATCAACACCCAGGAGAGCACGAGGGCCACAATCAGCGTGGATCCCTGCAAAAAGTCGATCACCGCCGGATGGGCTGTCCAAGTCGGTAGGGTGGATCCCGTCTGGCCAAAGGTTGCCCAAGTTACCGGCAAAATCTGCCCGGCCTCCGTCAAGAAGAGGGGCCAATAAAAGGCCAAGGTTCCTCCCAGCACCAGGGGCAAATAGCCGTAGATCATCTCCGCAAACCCCCGCTGCCCTTTCCCTTTCCTCATCCCCTGCTGTAGCCAAGTCAATCCATAGGCCAAAACCGGGACAACGCTAGGGATCCCGAGCGCCAACAGAGCCGCTGCCAGATGAGGCCAAAACCCCTGCAAATCCCAGCTCAACCCCCACACCTGCTCAATCCAGGCCAGCACCTGCGGCAAACAATGGAGGTAGATCCCCCCCAGCAGCAGCAATAGCAATGCCACCTCATGGGGGCGCGGGGTATGGGTGGTCCACAGTTCAATCCCCGGCGGGCGCAGGTTGAACTCCACCGAGCGGTGCGGGCAAGCTTTCAAACAGGTCATGCACAGCACACAGTCTTTGTTATCCTGCAGTTGCGCTGGATGGGAGTAGAGGGGGCAGCCCCCGGTTTCCAGGCCTTCCCCTTTTTGTGGCCCACCCTTGTAGCACTGGTAAGTGGTGCATTCCGCCGAACAGGTACCCTGCTGCGCCCGCAGTTCTGTTATTGAGAGTTTGGCGTAAAGGCCGTTCATGCCTCCAATCGGGCAAAGATAGCGACACCAAAAGCGCCGCTCAAACAACAGCGAGCACACCACTGCCCCGCCCGTAATCAGCAACAGCAACCACGCCGAGAGATAGGCCGTATTGGGCAGATCCCAAATTTCTTCCCACAAAAAAATCAGGGCAAACCCGGCAAACAAGACCCATCCGCCCCATCGCTCCGCCGATTGTCGGGGCCATTTCCCCAGTTGCCGTGGCCACAGCCACAACGACAGCTTCTGCACCAATTCCCCGTAGATCATGAAGGGGCACACGGCACACCACACCCGCCCCAAAACCGGGAACACCAGCAGCACCAGCGGCCACCACCAAGCCCAAAATAAATTCAACCCAACGTTGTGAGCCCGATCCTGGGGGCCCCAAAACAGCAGAAACACCACCAGCGTATAAGTAGGCAGCACCAGGCCATAGTTGAGGCGATCCGTCCACCAAGGGCTGCGCAAAAACTTTCGCAGGCTCGGATAGGCATTGAGGAGGTTGAGGCGAAACTGTTTGCCGCGAGGTTGAGGGGCCCAAAACACCTCTTCGTTCAGCACCGGCGCCCCTGCCGCCTGTACCACTGCCCGTTCGATTAAGTTACGCAGTTCCCGCGAGTTGCCAGGGTAGTCGTAGCTTTGCAGGCGGCGCAAGGCTTCTGGGGCCAGGCTTGGTTTCGGGATCCCACGGCGGCGGGTATAAAGGCTGAGGAAATAGTCGGCCTTGGCTTTGATATCGGCTTTGCGTACCCGTAGCGGCGGCACCTTGATGGCGGTCACCCAGGGTTCTAGGGCAGGGATCACCCGTTCCGACACCATGAGAATCCGACAGCGATAGGGGCGGGGATCCAAAGCCGGTTCGCTCTCCCCCCGTTGTACCGGTGTGTAGGATCCCGTCTCCAGTAGCTTCAGGATCTTAGGCATCAGCTCAGCGGGCAGCTCTTGGATGTTATTCAGAAGTAGAGTGCCCTCTCCCAGCCACTCCAGCAATCCTGGTTTGCCCCCGGCCCGTCCAAACAGATCAGCGCCACTAGACTGCAAAGCGCTGCAATCCAGCTTGATCATAGGTTGGCGACGATAAGGGGATCCGAAGTGGATCAGGGCGGCAATATTGTCTTTTTCTAGGCCCGGTTCCCCAAAAATCAAAATCGGCTCGCGGCTGTGGGCGGCCTCCTTCACCTGCTGGCGCAACCGCACCGCGTACCGGCTGGGGCCGACGATGCCCCGCTCTACCTTCGGCACCAAATAGGGCCGCAAAGCCACCTGACGTTCTTGTTCGTAGGTGAGGCGAGCCGTCATCTGGGCCAGGGCTTCTGCCAATTCCTGGGCTTCCACTCGGTTAGACAGCCAGGTCGCCACCTGGGGATGCCCTGCTGCCCAGGCCCGCACCGCAGCAGCAGGGATCCAGCCCAAGCTCCCATTTGAGAGGGCGATCACACTCCGGGACAAGGGTTGCTCCGCCAGCACCTCTGCCAAACCGACAACGGATCCCGGTAACAGGCTCACCCGCGACAAGGGATCCCGTTCTTCCCGTCGCGTCAGCGGGACGGAGTCCATGCGCCCCTGGATCAAAATCTGGATCCCGTCTGGCACCGTTCCGGCTTCTGCCAAAGCCTGCCCCTGCTGAAAGGGGTGCTCCTGCATCTGTTCCGCCAGCGGATACAAACTCTCTAGCGACAGCGCTTGAAATAGGGTGTGATTTTTGAGCCACTGGGCACGCTCTGCGGGGGTCATCTGCGGTGCCTCTGCTGTTGAACATCCCGTTAGCTGCATTATCCCGCTCGTTTTGGGAAGGCTGCCGGGTTGTTGGGATCCTTTACCGAGGTCATTCTCAGTTATACCGGACTTGGCTAGGGCAGGTGAAACTGACGACTGATCCGCACCATCGGCCCCAGCCCC contains:
- a CDS encoding sigma 54-interacting transcriptional regulator, with product MTPAERAQWLKNHTLFQALSLESLYPLAEQMQEHPFQQGQALAEAGTVPDGIQILIQGRMDSVPLTRREERDPLSRVSLLPGSVVGLAEVLAEQPLSRSVIALSNGSLGWIPAAAVRAWAAGHPQVATWLSNRVEAQELAEALAQMTARLTYEQERQVALRPYLVPKVERGIVGPSRYAVRLRQQVKEAAHSREPILIFGEPGLEKDNIAALIHFGSPYRRQPMIKLDCSALQSSGADLFGRAGGKPGLLEWLGEGTLLLNNIQELPAELMPKILKLLETGSYTPVQRGESEPALDPRPYRCRILMVSERVIPALEPWVTAIKVPPLRVRKADIKAKADYFLSLYTRRRGIPKPSLAPEALRRLQSYDYPGNSRELRNLIERAVVQAAGAPVLNEEVFWAPQPRGKQFRLNLLNAYPSLRKFLRSPWWTDRLNYGLVLPTYTLVVFLLFWGPQDRAHNVGLNLFWAWWWPLVLLVFPVLGRVWCAVCPFMIYGELVQKLSLWLWPRQLGKWPRQSAERWGGWVLFAGFALIFLWEEIWDLPNTAYLSAWLLLLITGGAVVCSLLFERRFWCRYLCPIGGMNGLYAKLSITELRAQQGTCSAECTTYQCYKGGPQKGEGLETGGCPLYSHPAQLQDNKDCVLCMTCLKACPHRSVEFNLRPPGIELWTTHTPRPHEVALLLLLLGGIYLHCLPQVLAWIEQVWGLSWDLQGFWPHLAAALLALGIPSVVPVLAYGLTWLQQGMRKGKGQRGFAEMIYGYLPLVLGGTLAFYWPLFLTEAGQILPVTWATFGQTGSTLPTWTAHPAVIDFLQGSTLIVALVLSWVLIQKIARQGWQWLSHLGALVLTVSLWQVLGI